The DNA window ACTAGCTAATATGATGACATCAGCTGCTCAAATTGGTATTGATTCTTGTCCAATTGAAGGGTTTAACTATGACCAAGTACATGAAATTCTAAAAGAAGAAGATTTACTAGAAGACGGTAAGTTTGACATTTCCGTTATGGTTGCGTTCGGCTACCGAATTCATGAACCTAAACGCGCCAAGACAAGAAGAAGTATGGATCAAGTTGTGCAGTGGGTAAAATAATAAACAAAAAAGAAGGGATGACAGCAATGTCAGCCCTTCTTTTTTATATCTTTATATGCTGCTATAAAGTCAGCAGGATCGGTATGTATTGTATAAGCGAACATCCCTTGATTTGTATGTAAATATAAAAAGCCATTGTCTTTTGAAACGCATTTGTAAGAGATGTCAAATACGCTGTTAATGTGGAAGCAATCATTCTGTGTTTGAATACTATCAGCATATAAGTACATGTCTTTTGAATGCTGAATCGTCACCTTTTGTGTTCGTTTCATTTTTCTTTCAATGTATGTATAAGGAATTATAGAAATAATGCTCATAGCGCAGCTCACGCTCTCCTTCCTCATTAATATTTTTCTTTTGAAGGATAAAACATCTCGGTAACAAAACTCTACCACTTACCAAAAAACAATTCCAGAAATACTCTTTCTGGAATTGTTTTTAAGGTTGTTGCTCTTTATTTTCTTCACCTTTACAAAAGTCGATATTACTGTTTGTCATGGAGGCAATAGCAGGAGAGACATTTCCAAACGAAAAACAAGCTCCTACCGATTTTGTATTTGCCGTGTGGCTATTTTGTACAACACAGCCTACGCTTACATTCGAGTTGTCTTTTAACCCGTTAGTCACGATATTCTCAATGTTAATAATACAGCCCATTTTAACACCTCTTTCGTTTCTATTAACGTATGTCAGCTCTCCATATATGTATAGGATGTTCGCCTATTAATGATAAGTTGTTTGTTGCGAAATAGAAAAAAAGAATCTTCGTATACCCTTTAAGTAGAGAAGACACTAAAATGATGTCTTCTCCTTAAGTGAATTCAACTTTTTACAGCTTTTTCCCAGTCTGATGCAAATTTTTCAATTCCTTGTTCTGTTAACGGGTGTTTTACTAGTTGTTCAATTACGGCATACGGAATGGTCGCAATATGAGCCCCAGCAAGAGCTACTCGTGTGACGTGATCTGGGTGTCTGACTGACGCTGCTATAATTTGTGAGTCAATGTGTTGAATTCGAAATAGCTCTGCAATTCGGGATACCAGATAAACACCGTCTTCTGAAATATCGTCTAAGCGCCCTAAAAATGGCGATACGTATGTGGCGCCAGCACGAGCTGCTAGAAGCGCTTGATTCACTGTGAAAATTAACGTGACGTTTGTTTTTACGCCCTTTTTAGCTAGATAACGGGTTGCTTCCAATCCAGCAATGGTCATAGGAAGTTTAATCGTTATATTTTTGTCTCCTCCATTAATTTTTATAAGCTCTTCTGCTTGAGTAATCATGTCATCTGCTGTTACTGTGTCAGGCGTGACTTCTGCTGAAACGGATTCTACTTCCGGGACGGTTTTTAAAATTTCCTCGATGCGATCTTCAAACTTCACGCCTTCTTTAGCTACTAGCGAAGGGTTTGTGGTAACACCTGATAATACCCCAATTTTATATGCTTTTTTAATATCTTCTAGGTTAGCTGTATCAATAAAAAATTTCATCATTTATTCCTCCACTTGTTATGTTAAAAATAACTTGTTTATGGGCTTTTTTGCATAACTTTATATTCAAATGGAATTGCCCTATTCATATTGTCTTCATAAAATAAAATTTATTTCCTTTCAAATGCTGTATGTTTTTCTCCAAGTTTTCCCATGGTTGAACTTAGTAAGAATAACTTCTATTTGCATGTATCATACTAATGACGTTGAAAAATTTCGCATATATTCCACTAAAAAACCTCCAGCATTTATGCTGAAGGTTGAGATACATTCTATTCTTGATTTTTTAGTCCTCTATAGCGAGCTGTTTTTAATTCCTGAACGTAGGGTTCAAAGTCCGGCATCTCTACAGCTCTCGCCAATTCGATAGCTTTTTCAATATCGTATGGAATACGCACAAATTGCATAGAAAATGCTGAAGGACTTTCGCCTTGATCATTTCCTTCTAAGATAAGATAGGAAGCTTGTGGTAAATCAAGCGGGTTCCCTACACTTCCTACATTACATAGCGTTTTCCCTTTAATATGTTGAATAAATGCATTATGTACATCTCCGTAACAGATGACATCCGGCTCTCTTGACCCTTTTATATTTTCCGTATATTCCGTATTGGCAAATAGACTAAGGCGCTTTTCAAGTGAATCCCAAGGTTGAATTCGGTCATAAAGACTTCTAGGTGAAGCGTGAAACATTCTAATTAATTTCCCGCTCATCATAAACTCAACGGAAAAAGGAAGTTCCCTTAAATATGCCTCTTGGTTTGGACTTAACTTCTTTTGATGCCATTTTAACGCTTCAAATTCCGCAGGCTTTGTAATGAAGTCATCCCAGTTCCCCATTACTGTTACTTCGCACTTTTCTTTTATGATCTCAATCGCTTTACTTGAATCCGGTCCTTTTCCTACTAAATCACCTAGACAAATGATGCGATGGATATCTCGTTGTTGTATGTCAGCTAAAACTGCTTCTAATGCAGGAAGATTTCCGTGGATATCTGAAATAACAGCAATTTTGTCCATTGATTCCTCCACTCCTTTTCCATATGTATGTACTCAATCCTTTTCTTTATTATAACATTTTATAATAAGACCGTTTACTAAAACGGGGCCTCTTCATTTAACAAACAATGGTATGATTCGAATGGATATAAAAGGGAGGAATAAGAAGTGTATTTTTATGAATCAATAAGAAATCTATCTTCCTTATTTATTAACATAAAATAAAGGAGTACTGTAATATATTTATACGAGTACTCCTTTATTTTATGTTAGGTAGTGTAGAGAGTCGACAGATACCTCATTTATCCTGCGACTCTTGTTTTATAATTTATTGAACACCAACTGCATCAAATGACTTTCCTACTGAAATCACTTCTTGAGAGCCTGAACCGTATAGATCAGCAGCAGCTTGTACTAAACCTGCGCGCGCTTGGCTAAACGTTGTAGACTGAGTGAAGTATAGTGTATTGGCACGATAATAAATTTTTCCTAGCTTATCGCCGCCTATGCCTGTTACAGTAACGCCGTAATGCGTTCCTCCGTTAGCTAGCAAGTATGCAGCTTTGTTGATAATTCCGCTGTTTGTATGAACTCCGCCGTTGTCACTAGAACCTGTATAGCGCTTTGAATAATGATCCGGATCTCCATATTTTGCTGGGTTGCTCATTGAACGAAGCGCATCACCGCTTGTTCCAGGTGTATAAATATCTTCTCCAATTTCCCAATCTGGATTTCGGTTGTCATAGTATTCTACCAATGTTCCAAAAATATCGGAAATCGCTTCGTTTAATGCACCTGATTCATATTGATAGATTAAATTAGAACTTCTTTCTGTGACGGCATGCGTCAGTTCATGTCCGATAACATCTAGTCCCCCTGATAACGGAACAAAAGTATATCCATCTCCATCTCCATATACCATTTGAGAACCATTCCAAAACGCATTATTATAGCCGCTGCTATAATGTACAGTGGATTTTAGCGGAGCGCCTGCATTGTCATAGGAGTTGCGGTTAAATTTGTTTTTGTAGTAATCATATGTTACACCTGCATAATAGTGAGCATCTACCGCAGCTGCATCGCGGCTTGCATTGTACGTATTATCGGTGTCTGCCCATAGCGTACCTGGAAGAGATGTACGGTTTTTTGCATCGTACGTATAGATTGTGGCGCCTCTTGTATTATCTTGTAAGTAGTACGTAGAACTAGATAACGTTGTCTTTAGGGATTTGGTATCTCCAAGCACTCCTTTACCTGAGCCGATAGCATTTGTTCCTGTTACAGGTTTCGCTGCCGGTTTTGCCGCTTGCTTCACTTCGGCTTTTGGACCAGCTACGGAATCAATCGTATTGTACTTATCTAGCACTTTACCGCTAGTAGCATCAACAAAGTAATAATAGTTGCCTGGTTCAGGGCTTAAGAAATTTAAATTTACTACATAAGCATATGTGGTGTCTGAACCATTTTGATAAACATACAGTTCAGATAAAGGGGATTTTTCATACGTCGGTTTAAAGCCTAAATCTTTTTCAGCTGCTTTAATCGCCTTTTTGCTGTCAACTTGCTTCTGGCCTTTTAGCTTTTCCTTTTTGTCTAAATCAGGAGCTACTGTACCTGATACAACTTTTAAGGTTCCATCTTTCGCTACGTGTGCTAATTGAGTAGATCCCCAAACAGGAATATTATTATATACTTGCTGCAAGCGTACAACGGTTGCTTGTTCAACAGGATCTTTCACCACTTCTGTCACTTTAAATGAGTTTTGGGCATTTTCGTTTCCTAATTTATATTTGTCTTTATTTGTATTCATGTAGTGAAATACGACGTCTTGAGCCTTCTGTGATGATGGGCCTGAGAGCTTTCCGGAAATAAACTCAGGAGATTTAATTTCTTTGTTATACTTTTCAGTTGAAAGTACATTATTTGGCGCGGCACTGCTCGTATGTGCAAAAGCAAATGATGAAGAAAGAATACCAACTGATAATAATACCTTTAAAGCCTGTTTTTTCTTTTTCATAGTTTTTTCTCCCTATCCCTAGTAAATTTAATTACCTCAATTTTTCTGTTAATTGTGATAATTAGCAACATTATAGCAACTAAAAATTACTACGTCTATATATTATTTTAATATTCCTATTGTTATGAAAATTAAAAATAAAATCTCTACAATAAGTCTTTTTTGCCTATTTAAACTATATGAAAATCATTTATGTTGATTTTCATACAAGTAAAATAATTCTTCTAGTCAGCTGATAAAAACTAGCGACCTAGGGAGTATTATTCGGTCTTACTATCAGTCCTATGAAGCATTTCATAAAAATTAATTATAAGGAAAATTATAAATTTCAGACCATTTTTGTGGCTTAAATCTACTCTTCCTCTTCATTTTTTATTTTTTTAATCTATTAATTAAATTTTTTATATATTTTTTATGTACGTACACAACATTATTTTATTATAGTACTGCGTTTCTTACGAACATAAAAAAGCACGAATCTACTAAGCTCTTTGTAAATCCGTGCTTTTTCTGTTTATTTCAAGCATGTACAACCAACGATAACTAATAAAACAAATAGTACAACGATTAATGCAAAACTGCCACCGTAACTACCGTAGCCGCCGTAACCATAACTACCGCCGTAACCCCAGTTGTAAAATCCCATTTCACTTCACCTCCGTAGCCTGTTTACTCTATAGCATATGTACAGGCTAGAAAAAATGCTCGCCCATTTATCGCCCTTTTATGACTATAAAAAAGCTGCCTTTTTCAAAGCAGCTTTTAAGATGATGGAAATTAACTTATTTACTTTTAGAAGCTTGTTCTTTAAAGCGAAGTATGTAATACGGAACAATACAAATAACCGCCAAAATAAGAGCCGTTAAACTAACTATGCGGGGATTATTAAGCCCAAAAGAATAGTCTCCAAAAGATGCTCCAATCGCAATAATAGCAAAAATAATATACAGAATACGAAATATGTTAATCCACTTTTTCTGTTTAATCGTAACCACTCCTTTGCTTATTTTACTCCAACATAGAATATTATAACTTTACTAAACAACTTGTTGCAAAATTTCTTCTGTCTTTAACTGATTACCTTTTATTCTAACGGTAAACAAATTTCCACACTCGTCTCTTTGTTTACTTCACTTTCAATACTAAGAGTTCCTTTATGCTGTTGGATAATATTAAAGCAGATCATTAACCCTAACCCGATGCCGTCTTCTTTAATACTGTAAAATGGTTCACCTAAATGTTTGATTCGATCTTTTGAAATTCCTACACCTTCATCAATAATTTGAATATGATTGTTGTCCTTTTGTCTCAGCTCAACTTTAATTTCTCCTCCGGAAGGCATTGCTTCAATCGCATTCTTAAGAACATTTATAAACACCTGTTTCATTTGATTGCTTTCACAATATACAAAAGGCATTTCTCCATATGAGTCAAGTGCAATAAAGATGTTTTTCATGTTTGCTTGAGGCTGCAGCAAAAATATCCGTATTGCAATCATAATGCTGACAAAAAATGAGAAAATACATAAGTTAACAAATAATCCGCTACTAATCACGCCTTTTATTTCTCCTTTACTTGTACATAGACATTAAAAAATTCCCTTATATAGAGAGTGTAACATGAATAGGCGCAACTCTTTCTAAAATAATAAAAAAACTAGTCTCGCCCGAGGCAAGACTAGTTTTTTTATTATCTATGTTGGTCTTGATACATAGGTCCTTCTGAAATCATATTGCTTTCGGAAACGTACGTAGGATCTGAATGTGCATCTTTATTTAGGCTAGCATTTACCTGTTGTTTTTTAGATAAACTTGAAAGTTTGACTTTAGTACTTCGAACAAGTCCTTTTACTTTTCGACGTTTCGCAGCATCACTTAATATATAAGACGTAATGCCGACTCCTACCGTTGATAGCGTAATACCTGATATCAATGCTTTTTGTTTTCGTTTTTTCATAATTGCTCCTTCCTTGTACCTTTTTTGAATCTTACAATAACTTTTCCCTCTCAGGTAATTTCTCAAACCTGATTATTCAGATTATTCACTTCTTTAACGAGACGCAGCAGTGTGTCAGCTCCTGCTATCCCATCCGAAAAAAGGCCACAGCGATCCTGGAATTTTTTCACTGCCGCGATTAATTCCTCTCCGTAGAAACCGTCTGCTCCAAACTTTGGAAGAGAAAAACCTAGTGCAAGTAAATTTTGTTGAATTTGTTTGACTCCTATCCCTTTATCACCTTTGGAATAAACAAAGGGCCCTTTTGTATTATTCGTCACAGAGAGATTCGTCGTAACTT is part of the Priestia aryabhattai genome and encodes:
- a CDS encoding 3-isopropylmalate dehydratase; its protein translation is MSIISIIPYTYIERKMKRTQKVTIQHSKDMYLYADSIQTQNDCFHINSVFDISYKCVSKDNGFLYLHTNQGMFAYTIHTDPADFIAAYKDIKKKG
- a CDS encoding spore germination protein: MGCIINIENIVTNGLKDNSNVSVGCVVQNSHTANTKSVGACFSFGNVSPAIASMTNSNIDFCKGEENKEQQP
- the fsa gene encoding fructose-6-phosphate aldolase → MKFFIDTANLEDIKKAYKIGVLSGVTTNPSLVAKEGVKFEDRIEEILKTVPEVESVSAEVTPDTVTADDMITQAEELIKINGGDKNITIKLPMTIAGLEATRYLAKKGVKTNVTLIFTVNQALLAARAGATYVSPFLGRLDDISEDGVYLVSRIAELFRIQHIDSQIIAASVRHPDHVTRVALAGAHIATIPYAVIEQLVKHPLTEQGIEKFASDWEKAVKS
- a CDS encoding metallophosphoesterase family protein; translated protein: MDKIAVISDIHGNLPALEAVLADIQQRDIHRIICLGDLVGKGPDSSKAIEIIKEKCEVTVMGNWDDFITKPAEFEALKWHQKKLSPNQEAYLRELPFSVEFMMSGKLIRMFHASPRSLYDRIQPWDSLEKRLSLFANTEYTENIKGSREPDVICYGDVHNAFIQHIKGKTLCNVGSVGNPLDLPQASYLILEGNDQGESPSAFSMQFVRIPYDIEKAIELARAVEMPDFEPYVQELKTARYRGLKNQE
- a CDS encoding M4 family metallopeptidase, yielding MKKKKQALKVLLSVGILSSSFAFAHTSSAAPNNVLSTEKYNKEIKSPEFISGKLSGPSSQKAQDVVFHYMNTNKDKYKLGNENAQNSFKVTEVVKDPVEQATVVRLQQVYNNIPVWGSTQLAHVAKDGTLKVVSGTVAPDLDKKEKLKGQKQVDSKKAIKAAEKDLGFKPTYEKSPLSELYVYQNGSDTTYAYVVNLNFLSPEPGNYYYFVDATSGKVLDKYNTIDSVAGPKAEVKQAAKPAAKPVTGTNAIGSGKGVLGDTKSLKTTLSSSTYYLQDNTRGATIYTYDAKNRTSLPGTLWADTDNTYNASRDAAAVDAHYYAGVTYDYYKNKFNRNSYDNAGAPLKSTVHYSSGYNNAFWNGSQMVYGDGDGYTFVPLSGGLDVIGHELTHAVTERSSNLIYQYESGALNEAISDIFGTLVEYYDNRNPDWEIGEDIYTPGTSGDALRSMSNPAKYGDPDHYSKRYTGSSDNGGVHTNSGIINKAAYLLANGGTHYGVTVTGIGGDKLGKIYYRANTLYFTQSTTFSQARAGLVQAAADLYGSGSQEVISVGKSFDAVGVQ
- a CDS encoding YjcZ family sporulation protein, with protein sequence MGFYNWGYGGSYGYGGYGSYGGSFALIVVLFVLLVIVGCTCLK
- a CDS encoding ATP-binding protein, with translation MISSGLFVNLCIFSFFVSIMIAIRIFLLQPQANMKNIFIALDSYGEMPFVYCESNQMKQVFINVLKNAIEAMPSGGEIKVELRQKDNNHIQIIDEGVGISKDRIKHLGEPFYSIKEDGIGLGLMICFNIIQQHKGTLSIESEVNKETSVEICLPLE